The Parcubacteria group bacterium nucleotide sequence CTATTAAATTTATTTTGCAGGGGCACCTGGATTCGCCCCGCAGCTGCGGGGTTGGAGACCATTGAGACTGCACGGGTGGAGGGAATCGCCCCGCCACTGCGGGGTTAGAAACCATTGTTTTCTTGGCAGGGGCTCGTGGAGGATGTTAGAACTGCTATCCAATTATTTCTATAATATTTTAATAAATTCATCAACAGTAAGACCAGATTGTTTAATGATTGATCTTAAAGTTTTTGGAGTCAAATCTTTGCGATGAAATGGAATTGTAATTCTCAAATTTTTCTTATCTAAATGACGCAGTTGAATATGGCTGCCGGATTGATGGAATTCATAAAACCGAGCTCTTTTCAAAGCTCGGATTACCAAAGATGACGGGATGCGAGGAAGTTTGGACACAAATTTACATTGTGATATCAACTTTCTCTCTGATTCTTGTAGATGAATTACTGAAAGGTAATGCTTTTTCTTTTAGTATTGCTTCTAAATAGCACCGAATAGCGTCTTTTGCCATTTCTCTTGAGTGTTTCAAATTGTCACCTTCAGTCACAAGACCAGGAAGTTTTGGGACAGTAATGGTATACCCAGCTCCGTTGGATTCAAACATTACTTCGTATTCGTAGATTTTCTCTTTATAATTTTTCATTAACTCAATCATATCAAATTATAAAAAAATCTGTCAATAAATTTGAGCAGGTAGCTTGTGCAAGGCATCGCTTGTGGTGAGCGAAGTCGAACCAGAACCGAGTTTAAGAGATTAAACAGGTTAATTTTGATTCCGGAAGTGAAATAAAAAACCACTGGTTTATAGTAGGCAGTGGTCATAATATTAAACTGTAGTATTATTTAAAATCTTAAAGTGATCCGTGCCACTCACAATACGCACGATCCTTACAATGTTCTTTCCCATGTCTTTCGGAAAGATTGTGCCAACCCATATAGTCATGAAAAAAGAATATGCGCCTACTACCCCATTTGAATTTCAGGTCGAAACCATCAAAACCATTATCCTGAAAGTACAGCCTAAAACTTTTTAGAAAACTCATCAGTCTTTTCAAGATTTGTCCCTCCAGAAATTGTTAGAGAATTCAATTCTTCAGATCATTACATAAATTTAATAAAAAGTCAATATATTTTTGCAGAGGCTCGTGGAGGATGTTAGGACCAAGATTTGGCTTAAAAATGAAGAGGTCTACATCCCAGAATTGGCGCCGGCAAGTTAAATAACCCTTCCCCACCCCGCCACTCACTATACCATTCTCTCCAATGCTACAGTTCTGTATTTGCAATCAACCAGTGCTTTATAGCCAAACTTTGTTAGAAAACTGATACCTGCCAATGGAAAACTGTCAGATATTAAAACTTGAATGTAGTTTGTTGCTCCTTCCATTGACGCAATAGCAAGGGCTACAGGAACTTGGATAATCTGACCATTAGCAATCTGTGTTTTAGTAATACCAACAACTTTAAGACCAAGCTCCGTTGCTATTTTAGGCGTTACTTGCAAATCGCCCGTAAAGCCAGTGTCTAAAACAACAAAAGGGGCTTGCACAGATTGCCCCCAAGCCACAACTACTTTTATTAAAGGTATGTTTTCTATGAATACGCCGCTGATCATTTTACAAATTACTTAAAATTGTCGGTAAATGTTTTTGCCATCGTTTCAGCCACGTCAAATCCTATCTTAACAACATAAAAAACCTTATTAGGATGATTTTGTCTGGCTAATTCAAGAGCTTCAGCGCTTGTGTTGCCAAGATATGTATTTTTACTCTCAATATCAATCGCCAAAAACTTACCTCTTTCTTTGGGATCATAGTTGACTTTAATCTGCTCGTATATTTTAGCTCCTTCTTCTGCTATTCTCTGAATATCGGCTTTTTTAATTAGTTCTTCATTGTTATTCATAGGTTTGAAAGGGTAAGGAGTTATTAGTAATTCCACTATAACAACAATTCATAAAGAATACAACAATATGCACTATGTGCCCCACCCCGCTACTCACTATATATTTTATAGGGGCTTATGGAAGACATCAGAACCAGAATTATATCTTATTCAAATCCCCGTCTAAAATAGTTGGTTTAACCAAGGCAATCTCAAGAGCGTATTTTTGATTTTTATCTATTGGGTAAAGAAAATATATTTTTTTCTTAAGATAATAACCGAGTCCAATTTCCATCAAAACAGAAGTTCCTATATAACCTTCAATTCTATTTTTAGGATAATTTAATATAAGCAAAGCATCGCTTTCAGCTACTCTTTCTAATCCTTCATAAAGCGAATTACCTTTTTGCGCCTGTTTTAATTCATCATTAAAAACCTCCTTTGTATTAGGATTATCAGAATAATGAGAAACGTCTTGCGACATTACTATTGAATGTCCGTTGGTTTCTAGTGCTTCTTTTGCAGTTAGCATTTCTTTTGCAAACTGCATACTGCTACAAATCATTATTTTCATACAGTTATATTAACAAAAATAACTGTATTTTCAAGCAGGGGCACCTGGATTCGCCCCGCAGCTGCGGGGTTGGAGACCGTTGTTTTCTTTAGCAGGGGCACCTGGATTCGAACCAGGGTCCTTCGTTTTGGAGACGAAGATTCTGCCGCTGAACTATGCCCCCTACTTCTTTCCTTCTTTATGAACCGTATGCTTTCTGCACCATTTGTCCCGCTTCGCGGGATCTCGCGTAGCGAGACAGAACTACTTTTTTGCTTCTTTGTGTAACACATGTTTTCTACACCACTTACAAAACTTTTTGTATTCCAACTTCCGCTCAACCAGTTTTTTATTTTTCTGGGTATAATAATTTGTCCGCTTACATAGCGAGCATTGAAGTTTTGTTACTTTGTCTTGCGCTTTCATAATGTTTTTGATTATTTATTTACTAAAGCCACCCGTCAGATTCGAACTGACGACCTACTGTTTACAAAACAGTTGCTCTACCGCTGAGCTAGGGTGGCAAAAGTTTTGAGAGCAAAAGCACTGCTGAAAATCCTCACTCAATTTTACAATCTCGGCAACGCCTCAATCAAAAAACTGTGTTCGGATTTTCCCCGGGCGCTTATTTAGCGCCCGTCAAAAGCTGCGCCTTCTCGCTTTTGACCCGTTTCGCTACCTCGGCATCCTCCGCGACTTTGTAAAAGTTATATCACATTTTAGCTTAAATCACAAATTTTATATTATTTATAAAACCCCGATTAATCGGGGTGATAAGATTTATTAAAGAAGCAGAATCCCCTGCTCCGTAAGAAACGGTAACAGCACAAGCTCGGCCGCCGCCTCGCTCGCGCCAAGAAGTTCGCTGCGCGACCAAAGTGTAGGCTCCCCATAATCTTTTTTCCTATTTTTCTGAAAAACTTCCAGTGTTGCCGGAGGAGCAATGCGGCAGGTTACAACATGCCGTTTCCCGAAAAACATGAAGTTTTCTAGTTCTTTACTAACCTGCTCATGAATATCAGCCGGCACGTGCGCATCACCAAGAAATTTTTCAACATTTTCCGCAACGCTTATGTCGCGATTTATATAGTCAATCCATTTAAGATGGCCGTTTGTCTCGTCAATGTGCCTGATTTCTCCATAACGGAGGTCTGCCTCGGCTAAAGTTTCAAGCTTGGCAACGGCATTAAGATGCCTTGGAGTAGTTTCAATGGCGATGATTTTTGAGAAACCGTCTTCTACGGCTTTTTTCACTGGAAGATTTACAATGAGTCCGGCATCAACAAACTGATATTCTCTTCCTCCAAAAAATACAACCATTGGTTCCCAGAAAACCGGAATACGCATTGAGCCAATCACGATGGCTCGAAAAAATTCTGGAGTCATTCCGGAAGTTTTATTTGAAAACGAAAGTATCTCGCCAGAAATAAAGTCGGCAACAGCTACCTGAAGTTCGATTGGCGACCGAAGCACTGCTTCAAAATCTACTTCACGATCAATAACCCTATCTAGTTCCTTTGTTTTAAAAATAGATGAAGCCCCAAGTATCGGCAAACGCCCTCTTTTTACCGACTCTACAAAGAGTCTCCAATAATCACGCTTATAAAGTCTCCCTGGTTTTATACCGAGCCATATTTTCTCAAGACACGAAGCTTTACCAGTCATAAATCCAAGAGCGTTAGGTACTCCCCCGGATATTGCATAGATTGCTTTAGGGTAGATACCAAGCGACTCCAAAAGCACCAAACAATGAATCTGAAACATGGCGCGATACGAACCTCCGGATAAAACTAGAGCTAAATCTTCCACGATTCTCATGGTAAAACATCCTTTCTTTGCGATCGCGGCTTTTTATGAAAGATCGATTGCTTTTATTATAGCATATAAGAACGTGCTATGAAAGACTCCGCGATGTTGACTCCCGGTGTTTTTTGTACTATTATAATATAAGAGATTTGGCCACTCCAAGGCCTATTTTTTATGGAAATTAGAAATATCGCTATTATTGCCCATGTTGACCATGGTAAAACCACACTGACCGATGCCTTAATGCGCCAAACAGGCGCTACCAGCGAAGGCGTGTCTATGGATTCAAACGCGCTCGAACTCGAGCGTGGAATTACCATATATTCCAAGAATGCCTCCGTTTATTATCCCTCGAAAACCTCGGGACGTCCCGTAACAAAAATCAATATCGTAGACACGCCGGGTCATGCCGATTTCGGTTCTGAAGTTGAGCGGGTTTTGCGATCCATTGATTCGGTGCTTCTTGTAGTTGACGCGCAGGAAGGACCAATGCCTCAAACACGATTTGTTTTGAAAAAATCGCTAGAGCTTGGCCTTAAGCCAATAGTGGTTATAAATAAAATAGATAAGCCGGCAGCGGATCCGACGCGTTGCGAAGAACAGGTTTTAGAACTTTTTTTTGAACTTGGTGCGAATAATGAACAATCAAATTTTCCTATCGTCTACACAATCGGCCGGCTGGGAATCGCAAAAAAAAATCTTCAAGACGAATCCGATAACCTTGATCCCTTACTTGATACGATTATCGACCATGTTAAACCGGCATCTTCAGATTTGTTAAACCATAAACCTCTTAGAATGCAGCCATTTAATCTTGCTTACGATAACTTTATGGGACGGCTCGCAATAGTGCGCGTTCACGAAGGCATTGCCGCAGCGGGAGCCGGTGTTTTTATTAAAAAACCAGACGGCGAAACCCGTTCCGGAAAAATCACCAGAATTTTTACTTTCAACGGTTTGGAAAGAGTTGAAACAAGCGAAGTGCGCGCCGGCGATATCGCGCTTATTGCCGGTCTTTCTGATATTTATATCGGCGAAACAATAGCGGCGGATGACGCGGCACTTCCCTTGCCGGCCATTGCTATCGACGAGCCAACTATCGCGCTGACATTTCTTGTAAATAATTCGCCTTTTGCCGGACGCGAAGGAAAATTTGTAACCTCGCGCCAATTACGCGATTATTTAGAACGCGAACTTGAAGTAAACGTAGGATTGCGAGTTGATTTTAATCAATTTGATAATTTTCGCGTCTTTGGTCGCGGTGAATTTCATATCGCTATTTTACTGGAAAACATGCGGCGCGCCGGCTACGAACTGCAGGTTTCCCAGCCGCAAGTTATTATCCGCGAAGAGAACGGCAAAAAAGTAGAACCATTTGAGGAAGTAATCGTTGATACGCCGACCGAACATCAGGGAACAATTATAGAGCGTCTTGGCAGTCGCGATTTTGTCATTAAAGAAATTAAGAGCATGGGCGAAATATCAAGGCTTTCATTTGAAGGTCCGACGCGCGGACTTTTGGGATACAGAAGCCAATTCGTCATAGATACCAAGGGCGAAGGCATCCTTTCATCGCGCGTTATCGGATTTCGCCCGTACGCGGGAGAAATTAAAAAGCATAACACCGGCTCCATGATTTCAATGGCATCTGGCAAAGCGCTGGGTTACGCGCTTTGGTTTTTACAGGAACGAGGGCTTATTTATATCGGTCCCGGCACTCAAGTTTATGAAGGAATGGTGATTGGGAATACTTCTAAAGGAGAAGAAATGCCCGTTAATCCGACAAAGGGCAAACATCTTACAAACGTACGCGCCTCCGGTTCCGACGAAGCGATAAATCTTATTCCACCTTTCACGCTTAGCATTGAGCGAGGCCTTGAAATAATGGCGGAAGACGAATATCTGGAAATTACGCCAAAAAGCGTCCGCCTTAGAAAACAATATCTTTCCAAAGTAGAACGGGCCAGAGCGCACCGGATGATTACTGGTCAAAGTTAGCAATAACTGTTATGCTTTAAATAACAGGATTGAATAATGAAATTTTAATTTATAATTTTTAAAATTAACAAACTTTATGCCAAAAGTCACCATTTACACAACTCCTACCTGTATCTACTGCAAAATGACCAAGGAATTTTTTAAGGAGCATAACATCGCATATGAAGAAAAAGATGTTTCTTCTGATGATAAGGCGCGGGAAGAAATGATTGCCAGGTCCGATCAGATGGGCGTACCGGTAATCGATATTGACGGTCAGATTACAATCGGCTTTGATAAAGAAAGGCTTTTAGAATTATTAAAAATAAAATAATTACAAAATCCCCCCGCAGCTGCGGGGGGATTTTGTTTTGGTGCGTTTATTCTACTAAATCCAAACCTATTTTGAACGGAACTGACCGCCTCCGCTTCGCTCCGGCGGAACGCTCGGGCGCGGCGGAATTCCCCCCGCACCCCCCTTCCGCCACGCCCTCGCTTCCAAAATTTCATGGCGAAAAAAGATGCGAAAAATTGTTGGTAGTTTGAAATTATGGTAAAATGAAATCATGGATGAGTCGAGGCTTGAACAACCAAAGGTTCAGGAAACAACAGAAGATAATAAAGAAAAGTCACACGCAGACCTTGCCGAAAGCATGGAACTTGATCCTCGATTTTCGGAGATCAGGAGTGAGTTGGTGAAAGACTGGGAAAAAGCAAGCGCCCCCAAAGACATTCTAACTGCCGAAGGTCAGGATTTTCAGTTTGGTGATCCAACTGCTTTTCGACGCGGCGAAGAACCGATCTCACTTGAGGAGCGCGCGCGGAACGCCTTCGCAGAACGTTTTCCTGATGACGCAAAGGAGTATGCCGAAAAGGAAAAAGTGAGAGTGTATGAAAATCCTAAAGATGATCCCGCAATTCTAGAAACGGAAAGGAGGATTGCGGAAATGACAAACTCACATCCTGAGATTCAAAACATTATACGTTTGGGGCGAGGCAATTACGGAGAGACGTATGATCGCGCCCAGCTTCACGCGAGCATGGGCGAATGGAAATGGTTCATTGATACCTACCCCGAGAAAGCCCAAGCATATAAAGATAAGTTTGAACCCGTTAAATGGCGACTTGAGGGTATTGAACGAAGAAAGAAAGGAGAAGAACGGCAAGAGCGGCTCCGTACACCAGATCAGGAACAAGTCAATGAACAGTTTGCCTTGCGGCAGCTCGGAGGAAATTACGACCACGTTTCCCAAACACAAGAGAGGGTTCTTAACCTTAAGAAAGAAGCTGAAGAAAGCAAAAAGTCCTTGCAGGAATTGCAACGCTCGGCCGGTTTTCCGGAAACCGATACCGAGACGGCAAGCAGTAAATTATTTGAAGAAGAACGAGGACGCCTTGAAAGAGAGTCGCAAGCGCTTACGCTCTTAGAGCAGCATTACTTGGATTTATATTCTGCCGAAACCGGAGAGCCGATAGAGGGATCGGAAGAATTGGAAGAACAGCTGGTAGAAAAGTCGCGAGAAATGGAGGAAGTGGCAGAAAAAACTCAAGAATTTCTCCGAAGGGAACGTGAAAAGTTTATTACTGAATTTATCAAGGACGGCACGGAGCAAGTTTTCCAGAAATTCGATAGGCAGTTTAATGAGAGTGAAAATGGACAAAAGGCCAGGAACTTACTCAAGGTAAAAATATGGCACACAGTCGTGAATAGTGAAAAGGAATGGATTGAAACCGGAAAAGGAAGAGGAGATTTGATAGGTTTCAAGGCGGCTCTCGAGATAAAAAAGTATAAAGTGCCCGGACAAGAAAAAGAGAAACAATTTATTACGAACATCAAAGTTGAAATGATGGGTGAAGAAGATCGGGCAGAGATAGCTGAGTTAGTAAACGAACAAGAAAAAGCACTATTGCAACGTAAGGAGAAAGAAGGCACAGTTAAAAAAGAGGAGAAAACAAGTTAAATATGAAAACCATAAAACAGCTAATTAAGGAAAAGTTTCCCGACACATACAGCGAGGAACAGCTCGATGAAATAATCGAGAAAAAGATAGCTCGATTCCCTAGTTTTTTATTTACTCCGCTTCAAGAGTTTTTAACAGAAGGCAAAGAGCCAAACATTGAAGTAGAAGGATATTCTTTCAAAGATTTAACGAGCGAGCACGGAATACAGCCGATCGGAGCATTTCTGACCCTCTTTTGGCTTTACAAAGAACCGGATCATGCAAAAGAAGCGTTAAAAAAGGGTCATGACGACGTCCGCATTGGTATGACAGAGAGGATGTTACATCCGGGAATGTACTTCACTAAATCTATTGAGGTTTGGAAGAAAAGTCCCGGAGCAGTAACCGATAAGGAGTTAGTTCTCGCTGCAGAAGAGATGTTGATGGCTGCTGGCCCAACGATTGAATTGATGTGGGACCTTCCTACACACACCGTGAGTTTGTTGGTCAATAAAAAAATTAATGTAGTTGGAATTGTCCGGCTTCCCGATAGGAATCTTTCGCGTGAGAAATTGATTGAAAAATCTCAGGAGCAACTTGGCATTCTCTTATCACTAGATCGGCACATCCCAATTTGGGTTCCTCTTGCCACACTCGGTCCGCAGCCTTACGTTATTTTCGAATATAACAAATAAATGGCGAAGCAAAAACAGTATGGGTATAAATTACGCGTCTCGAAGTTCTGGATATACACGCATAAGCTCGGTTAAAACTTCAGCCGGCACATCAGCGACCACGCCTTTTTCAATGCGACGACGAAGTTCACGAAGCATAGCGGCATGTGACTCTTTGAGCCTTGCCAAAGCGTCAGGCTTTATCCACGTATTACGAGGATCGAGATCTCGACTGGCTTGAAACAACCAATCAAGCAAATGTTCATTTGGAGCATCTTTTAGCCCAGAAAATTTAGCGTAGTCTTTTTCCGCCTCCTCTTGAGAAAAGGATTTTTTCGTCTCCGACACCTTTGGTTGTTCAAACTCTGATTCATCCATAATTTCATTCTACTATAATTTCAAATGACAAACAATTTTCTTACTGCCACGAAATTTTGGAAGCGAGGGCGCGGCGGAAGAGTGTGGGGAGAATTCCGCCATTCCCTTGCAAAAAATAGAGGCGTAGCCCCGCCTTTGGCGGGGCGCGGAGGCGTTCGTCAGAATCAAAAGTTTTTGCTAAAATAGGTTCGAGCTTTGTCGTATAAATACACAAAACAAAATCCCCCCGCAGCTGCGGGGGGATTTTGTTTTGGTGTCTCTATTGTACCAAGTTAGAACCTATTTTCAAAACAAAAGACACTAGCGTTCCCCGCGCGCTACGCGCCTCTGTGCGAAGCACAGAGCTTTCCAAAATGGAAAGTGCGGGAGAACGCAAATACAAAGCGGACGAGGGGAAAGGATTTCGCAAAAATCTCGGCTGATTCTTTTTGAAATTCGCGGGGGTTTCAGATTTGGATTCCGCGCGCAGGAGGGGTCTGGGGAGGAATGCGCGCGGAGCTTTTTTTGGGCGGGGGCTAAAAATTCAAAATACATCAAACATAAAATTGTCTCGGTTATTTCTTTCGCTATGTATTGTCCAAGTCTAAAGGGGATGCACCCTCGGCATCCGCCTCGGGCATTTCCGCTATGGCTACTCGCGCCTAGGTGCCTCTGTGCGGGGATTACCCCGCTCTTCTTGGGGAGAGGAAGTTTCCTCTCCCCGGGTCGGGCGATATACTCCGAGAGTACTCGGAGTACGCCCTCGCCATCCCCACTCTACGCTTTGCATATTTATGTTCGTGGTGTCGCTTTCGCTACTAAACTTATGTGAGTTCGACAACTTCGGCGCTCATCCTTTAGCCATGGACGCTCATAGCGGAAATGCCCGAGGCGGGATACAAATGCGCTTGACCCAGTCCGTCTGATTACAGACGGACTATCCCACCCATTCGCGTGCATAAAACACTCCCTAAAATTACGAGAGCTTTTTTTCTAAGTCTTTATACTCTTTGTTTAGAGTTATTACAGATTCAGGAGCTTTACGGCTTATAACTTCGTTAAGTTGAGTTCTCAGATTGTTAAAAATTTCTTTTGAATTTCCCTGAACATATTTTTGCTCACTGACTAATTTTTCTACAGCAGAATACTGTTGAGTCGGAATACGGAAAGTATATTTTTTTGATAGTGCAGAATAATCCTCATTACTCATTTTGCGAATTTTTTCCTCCAAATCTTTTTGTTCTTGTCTAAATTCAGTTAAATCTTTTTCCCATTTATCTTTTCCAAAAAGTTTTGGTTTGTTTGATTCGTGGTTGGAAATTTTTTGTTTTAGATTTTTCAAATTTTGCTCCTCCGTTTCCCGATCTTTTCTTAATTGCTCTAATTGTTTACCAACAGAAGGGACTTTTATTTCACTTCCATTCAAAATAACTTCTTCATTCGGTAATTCCGATTCTAATTTTATAAGCTCGGACATTAAAGTAAGTGCTTCTTGCTTGTTTTTCTCAATACGAGAAACTTCATTTTCTACATCATTTATACCTCCACCAAAATTCTGCGTTTCAATTTCTTTGCGGAGTTCCTTGCTTTTTTGTTGTGCTTCTATACCAGTTTCTAAATTTTGAACAAGTTTTTGTTTTGTAGTTTCTCGTTCTAAAGATTTTTTCTCAAAATAAGTTTTAGCTTCCTCGTAGGATTTGAATTGCATCAAGCCCTTAACTTTAGTTTGCTCCC carries:
- the rpmG gene encoding 50S ribosomal protein L33; the encoded protein is MKAQDKVTKLQCSLCKRTNYYTQKNKKLVERKLEYKKFCKWCRKHVLHKEAKK
- a CDS encoding type II toxin-antitoxin system HicB family antitoxin, whose protein sequence is MIELMKNYKEKIYEYEVMFESNGAGYTITVPKLPGLVTEGDNLKHSREMAKDAIRCYLEAILKEKALPFSNSSTRIREKVDITM
- the typA gene encoding translational GTPase TypA → MEIRNIAIIAHVDHGKTTLTDALMRQTGATSEGVSMDSNALELERGITIYSKNASVYYPSKTSGRPVTKINIVDTPGHADFGSEVERVLRSIDSVLLVVDAQEGPMPQTRFVLKKSLELGLKPIVVINKIDKPAADPTRCEEQVLELFFELGANNEQSNFPIVYTIGRLGIAKKNLQDESDNLDPLLDTIIDHVKPASSDLLNHKPLRMQPFNLAYDNFMGRLAIVRVHEGIAAAGAGVFIKKPDGETRSGKITRIFTFNGLERVETSEVRAGDIALIAGLSDIYIGETIAADDAALPLPAIAIDEPTIALTFLVNNSPFAGREGKFVTSRQLRDYLERELEVNVGLRVDFNQFDNFRVFGRGEFHIAILLENMRRAGYELQVSQPQVIIREENGKKVEPFEEVIVDTPTEHQGTIIERLGSRDFVIKEIKSMGEISRLSFEGPTRGLLGYRSQFVIDTKGEGILSSRVIGFRPYAGEIKKHNTGSMISMASGKALGYALWFLQERGLIYIGPGTQVYEGMVIGNTSKGEEMPVNPTKGKHLTNVRASGSDEAINLIPPFTLSIERGLEIMAEDEYLEITPKSVRLRKQYLSKVERARAHRMITGQS
- a CDS encoding glutaredoxin family protein, which translates into the protein MPKVTIYTTPTCIYCKMTKEFFKEHNIAYEEKDVSSDDKAREEMIARSDQMGVPVIDIDGQITIGFDKERLLELLKIK
- a CDS encoding type II toxin-antitoxin system HicA family toxin codes for the protein MSKLPRIPSSLVIRALKRARFYEFHQSGSHIQLRHLDKKNLRITIPFHRKDLTPKTLRSIIKQSGLTVDEFIKIL